The DNA window caCGACCACCATAAAGTTTCCAAGGGATTGTGTGAGTTTCTTTATTACATTTTCATAGCATTGCTTGCAAGCAGTCGAGAGTACCCGTCAAGATTATTTCCTTCACTAGCGTGATTATCGACAATCTGAAAGTAAGTCATCACCGGACGACAGTATACAAAAACAAACTTCACCTAAAAGTATACTAATCTAGCTAGTGACTTCAACAGTTGTGTAACCACTCTCAATCGACAACTTCACGGCATCCAAAACAAGTTGTGTCTTCCTGCTTAGTGTTGGCCACTTCTTCTCAGGTTTCCCACCATGAAATTTGATGCTCTGAACCAGTCCACAGAACTCCTTCACCATAAGAGCTTCCTGAGGGAGATCTGTCATAACTATGTGCTCACTCGGTTTCGGCTCCCATCCCGTCACAAGCTCTGTAAATCCTGATTTCACAGCTGTAGTAAACGAAGCTTGTTTCTCCTCAAATGGGACCACAAAATCATGAAAATGCAAATTTCCATTTGTTCCTACAACCGTCACATCCATTGTCAAGTTAGCCAAGAAAGAACAATGAAATGTAGCTACCTTTCCATCTTCCCAGTGCAGAGAAGCACTGCACGCTAAAATGACTCCTGCATTGTTCACAACACCGCCACGTAATGCAAGTACTGATTTTGGCAACTCGAAATCAGTAGCCCACAAGATTGACCGGATGCAGTACCACCCAGCATCTCCAAGAGCACCAAGAGCATCAAACTCCGGTTTGACACGAATGTCATTCTCCAAAAAGTCTTTAGTCGCTGCAAACGTAAAGCAGCTATGAACCTGCACCAAAAAGGATAGAATTGACTGATATTCACATAAAATCAAGAATATTACTAGCAAGTAGAATGTTTCATCACTTTACATGATAGTTATTGTATGTTTGATTTCATAGCATGTAGTTCAAGAGGAGAATTCAATTAAACAGaactgcaaaaaaaaaaaacgatctTGTACCAATATCAGCTAACCTCCAACACTTATATACAGAGAGAGAAAATCCTCACGACCAGTATTAGATGATGAAAATACACATGGAAAATGTGATGCACTCTTTTCCATCGTGAAAGTTTGAAGCTATTTATATTGCATTTAACATAAATTCATTGGCAACTAGATTTCACATCCTCAGTACTTTCACAGATGTTTGTGAAACAAGTGATAACTGGATAGTCTCGGCAATGCCCAAATTTCCACATCATCCACCATTCCACCTTAAGGTGATGACAATCATTCAGCTAAACAAATGACACATCATAAAAGTTACAAGAAACAGATCTCATCTAATATAGTGATAAAGTTTGTAAAAATCTAATAAAATGGACTGTAAGAAAGGCCACAGGCCAGAGTTGAAAGCGACTCTGAAGTCCCTCAACCATACCCCAACCATCCATTTTCCTCAAACAAGCATCCACTCCCTAATGAAACGAAGACAATGAGCCACAGGTGCTAACAT is part of the Primulina eburnea isolate SZY01 chromosome 1, ASM2296580v1, whole genome shotgun sequence genome and encodes:
- the LOC140829169 gene encoding uncharacterized oxidoreductase At4g09670, with product MAAPPIKIGILGCADIARKVSRAITLSPNSVLYAIGSRSSEKASKFALENGFPDSAKVFGSYDAVLDDPEVDAVYIPLPTSLHVDWAVRAARKKKHLLLEKPVALNVKELDIILEACESVGVQIMDGTMWMHNPRTFKMKEFLSDSSLFGELKSVHSCFTFAATKDFLENDIRVKPEFDALGALGDAGWYCIRSILWATDFELPKSVLALRGGVVNNAGVILACSASLHWEDGKVATFHCSFLANLTMDVTVVGTNGNLHFHDFVVPFEEKQASFTTAVKSGFTELVTGWEPKPSEHIVMTDLPQEALMVKEFCGLVQSIKFHGGKPEKKWPTLSRKTQLVLDAVKLSIESGYTTVEVTS